A genomic stretch from Flavobacterium humidisoli includes:
- a CDS encoding glycosyltransferase family 2 protein: MLIKNDPLVSIIVPVFNRAHLIHETLSSVLLQTYSNWECLIVDDGSTDDVKGEVDKYASKDSRFKFFSRPNDKRKGANSCRNFGVNISKGEFFLFLDSDDLLKDDCLEKRLEIFEKFPDLNFAVFSMGFFKNYEFGNYDYPDLSQVKRDELLCLFLTGPLPWNMTRPFWERSFFLKQEGFNEELDLFDDDEFNIKIVYNKDIRFKIISKTDCYYRIYEENTSKYTNRDFVKKIFRSHLLFLKSLNKLLSLEEKTQFRKEVMLNTLSLMGYLNQENIHRSVFAHNIVFFIINFKSSFRFKIFLLLKFLIAYYPVKMKGGYIINQILNSKIEQAMK, translated from the coding sequence ATGCTTATAAAAAATGATCCCTTAGTTTCAATCATCGTTCCAGTTTTTAATAGGGCACATTTAATTCACGAAACGTTATCAAGTGTTTTACTTCAAACTTACTCTAATTGGGAATGTTTAATCGTCGATGATGGAAGCACAGATGATGTAAAAGGAGAGGTTGATAAATATGCTTCAAAAGATAGCCGATTTAAATTTTTCTCTCGACCAAATGATAAAAGGAAGGGAGCGAATAGCTGTAGGAATTTTGGTGTTAATATAAGTAAAGGGGAGTTTTTTTTATTTCTTGATTCAGATGATCTCTTAAAAGATGATTGTTTAGAAAAAAGATTAGAAATTTTTGAAAAATTTCCAGACCTTAATTTTGCCGTCTTTTCAATGGGTTTTTTTAAAAACTATGAGTTTGGAAATTACGATTATCCAGATTTGTCGCAAGTGAAGAGAGATGAATTGCTATGTCTATTTTTGACAGGACCCTTACCTTGGAATATGACCAGACCTTTTTGGGAAAGATCTTTCTTTCTAAAACAAGAAGGATTCAATGAAGAATTAGATCTTTTTGATGATGATGAATTCAATATAAAGATAGTATATAACAAAGATATTAGATTTAAAATTATCAGTAAAACAGATTGTTATTATCGTATTTATGAAGAAAATACATCAAAATACACAAATCGAGATTTTGTAAAAAAAATTTTCCGTAGTCATTTGTTGTTTTTGAAAAGCTTAAATAAACTACTCAGTTTAGAGGAAAAAACGCAATTTAGGAAAGAGGTAATGTTAAATACGTTAAGTTTGATGGGATATCTTAATCAAGAAAATATTCATAGAAGCGTATTTGCTCATAATATAGTATTCTTTATAATAAATTTTAAATCATCTTTTAGATTTAAAATTTTTCTATTATTAAAGTTTTTAATTGCATACTATCCAGTAAAAATGAAAGGTGGTTATATTATTAATCAAATTTTAAATAGCAAAATAGAACAAGCTATGAAATAA
- a CDS encoding FkbM family methyltransferase has product MKKILYKIINDLGYRIENKKKIVNAEIKGLKKFDVKDNFDIIFKARKHIEELEEKFKNISIVNYNKGFLVGFLNLKIYVESAEEFFILKEVFVENDYNFICNDKSVIIDIGTNIGIASLFFSNLPHVEKIYCFEPIEETYNQAIDNFGLNKLISKVESIQNIGLGDKTRQEFFLFNKNSKGNTGIRGELSPSYSNTNTAIKVPVQINSASEELVRIMDENPSRKIVIKMDCEGAEYEIFENLKNSQLLHKIDVFMLEWHDKGAEKIEEILKNNNFEYFSKSLSPISGLIYAYKK; this is encoded by the coding sequence ATGAAAAAAATATTATACAAGATAATCAATGATTTAGGTTATAGAATCGAAAATAAAAAGAAGATTGTTAATGCGGAAATTAAAGGCTTAAAGAAATTTGACGTTAAGGATAATTTCGATATAATTTTTAAAGCAAGAAAACATATAGAAGAGCTTGAAGAAAAATTTAAAAATATTTCGATTGTAAATTATAATAAAGGATTTCTAGTTGGCTTTTTAAATTTAAAAATTTATGTCGAAAGTGCGGAAGAGTTTTTTATTTTAAAAGAGGTCTTTGTAGAAAACGACTATAATTTTATTTGTAATGATAAAAGCGTAATAATTGATATCGGAACTAATATTGGAATTGCATCATTGTTTTTTTCAAATTTACCTCATGTAGAAAAAATTTATTGTTTTGAACCTATAGAAGAGACATACAATCAGGCGATTGATAATTTTGGTTTAAATAAATTAATTTCAAAAGTTGAAAGTATTCAAAATATAGGTTTAGGAGATAAAACAAGACAAGAATTTTTCCTTTTCAATAAAAACAGTAAAGGGAATACCGGTATAAGAGGTGAATTGAGCCCTAGTTATTCAAATACTAATACAGCTATTAAAGTACCAGTCCAAATTAATAGTGCTAGCGAAGAATTAGTAAGAATAATGGATGAAAATCCAAGCAGAAAAATTGTTATCAAGATGGATTGTGAGGGAGCAGAATATGAAATTTTTGAAAATTTAAAGAACTCACAATTACTTCACAAGATAGATGTTTTCATGCTAGAATGGCATGATAAAGGAGCAGAAAAAATTGAAGAAATACTTAAAAATAATAATTTTGAGTACTTTTCAAAAAGTTTATCGCCAATTTCGGGATTAATATATGCTTATAAAAAATGA
- a CDS encoding ABC transporter ATP-binding protein, with translation MKEIILKAENISKQYRLGQVGTGTLSHDLNRWWHKIRGKENPYLKIGDTNDRSTKGTSDYVWALQDINFEVERGEVLGIIGKNGAGKSTLLKILSKVTAPTTGSIKSRGRIASLLEVGTGFNGEMTGRENIFLNGAILGMTKKEITSKLDEIIEFSGCERYIDTPVKRYSSGMTVRLAFAVAAFLEPEILVVDEVLAVGDAEFQKKAIGKMKDISRGEGRTVLFVSHNMSAVKNLCTRGIVLENGKIVFKGNTDESILAYLKGNALDLKLSEIKNRKGNKKVFFDSVKVFGASENLKPVTGQPMSIIFDIVNINNLNSEDIRFDLRIEDDFGQRMVWVSSILKDVENIDNPNKIILSFERNPFEYGIYSATIYLAVNGEDSDWIDNAFTFSIEEGNYFLTKGKKPKGQSKINIDFDIAFK, from the coding sequence ATGAAAGAGATTATATTAAAAGCCGAAAATATTTCTAAGCAATACCGCTTAGGACAGGTAGGAACAGGAACTTTAAGTCATGATTTAAACCGTTGGTGGCATAAAATTCGTGGAAAAGAAAATCCATATTTAAAAATTGGTGATACCAACGATCGTTCCACAAAAGGAACTTCAGATTACGTTTGGGCTTTACAAGACATTAACTTTGAAGTTGAACGTGGAGAAGTTTTAGGGATCATTGGAAAGAATGGGGCAGGAAAATCTACACTTTTGAAAATTCTTTCGAAGGTTACAGCACCAACAACAGGTAGTATAAAATCTAGAGGACGTATAGCTTCCTTATTAGAAGTTGGAACTGGTTTTAATGGAGAAATGACAGGAAGAGAGAATATATTTCTTAATGGTGCCATTTTAGGAATGACAAAAAAGGAAATTACTTCTAAGCTTGATGAAATTATTGAGTTTTCTGGTTGCGAACGTTATATTGATACTCCAGTGAAAAGATATAGCTCTGGAATGACAGTTCGTTTAGCATTTGCTGTTGCGGCTTTTTTAGAACCTGAAATTTTAGTAGTTGATGAGGTTTTAGCTGTTGGAGATGCCGAATTTCAAAAGAAAGCGATTGGAAAAATGAAGGATATTTCAAGAGGAGAAGGTAGAACTGTCCTTTTTGTAAGCCATAATATGTCAGCGGTCAAAAATTTATGTACTCGAGGAATAGTTTTAGAAAATGGAAAAATTGTTTTTAAAGGCAACACAGATGAGAGTATTTTAGCATATCTTAAGGGCAATGCATTAGATTTGAAACTTTCGGAAATTAAAAACAGAAAAGGAAATAAAAAAGTGTTTTTCGATAGTGTCAAGGTTTTTGGTGCATCAGAAAATTTGAAACCCGTTACAGGTCAGCCAATGTCTATTATTTTTGATATAGTAAATATCAATAACCTAAATTCAGAAGATATTAGATTCGATTTAAGGATTGAAGATGATTTTGGACAAAGAATGGTTTGGGTGAGTTCTATTCTAAAAGATGTAGAAAATATTGACAACCCCAATAAAATTATCTTAAGTTTCGAGAGAAATCCTTTTGAATATGGCATCTATTCGGCAACAATTTATTTAGCAGTTAACGGTGAAGACTCAGACTGGATAGATAATGCTTTTACCTTCAGTATTGAAGAGGGAAATTATTTTTTAACTAAAGGGAAAAAACCAAAAGGACAAAGTAAAATTAATATTGATTTCGATATTGCTTTTAAATAA